The following are encoded together in the Cetobacterium somerae ATCC BAA-474 genome:
- the argH gene encoding argininosuccinate lyase, which produces MQYFSGRFKEAASELILDFHSSIHFDQRLYRYDIMGSIAHVRGLSKMEIISKEDGCLIEKTLLEILEDIENGKITFSTTYEDIHMNIEKILIDRIGDVGKKLHTGRSRNDQVAVDMRLFTKDEVKKIQSYLIELIEVTTNLGKEHLETYMPGFTHLQKAQPISFGHYMFAYSEMFKRDFIRLNNAFELLDYSPLGCAALAGTTYPIDRKFTAHTLGFKGPTLNSLDGVSDRDYLIEIMSALSIVMMHLSRFSEEIIIYTSNDFGYIELSDAFSTGSSIMPQKKNPDAAELVRGKTGRVYGDLMALLTTMKGIPLAYNKDMQEDKEVFFDAVDTVKGCLQVFVGMVKTLKVKNEVLLLACNDGFINATDVADYLTVRGMSFREAYKITGEIVSYCIDNGLNLETLPLEKYREFSYIFNGDIYETIAIKNCVEKRKSLGGPSKESLLSHLERLNEFLDGAKIDLINYRLNDIM; this is translated from the coding sequence ATGCAGTACTTTTCAGGAAGATTTAAAGAAGCAGCAAGTGAATTAATCTTAGATTTTCACTCCTCTATTCACTTTGATCAAAGACTATACAGATACGACATTATGGGTAGTATCGCTCATGTGAGAGGGCTTTCTAAAATGGAGATTATTTCAAAAGAGGATGGGTGTCTTATTGAAAAAACTCTTTTAGAGATTCTAGAGGATATTGAAAATGGAAAGATTACCTTCTCTACAACTTACGAGGATATTCATATGAATATTGAAAAAATTCTTATTGATAGAATTGGGGATGTAGGGAAAAAACTTCACACTGGACGTAGTAGAAACGACCAAGTAGCTGTAGATATGAGGCTTTTTACAAAGGATGAAGTAAAAAAAATCCAGTCCTATTTAATTGAACTAATTGAAGTTACTACTAACTTAGGAAAAGAGCATTTAGAAACATATATGCCAGGGTTTACTCACCTTCAAAAGGCTCAACCAATATCATTTGGACACTATATGTTTGCATATTCTGAGATGTTTAAAAGAGACTTTATCCGTTTAAACAACGCTTTTGAATTACTTGATTACTCACCTCTTGGATGTGCAGCTTTAGCTGGTACAACTTATCCAATAGATAGAAAATTTACTGCTCACACTTTAGGATTTAAAGGACCTACTTTAAACTCTTTAGATGGAGTTAGTGATAGAGACTACTTAATTGAGATTATGTCTGCACTTTCAATTGTTATGATGCACCTTTCAAGGTTTTCTGAAGAGATTATAATCTACACTTCAAATGACTTTGGATACATTGAGTTAAGTGATGCTTTTTCAACTGGAAGTAGCATAATGCCACAAAAGAAAAATCCTGATGCAGCTGAATTAGTTAGGGGGAAAACTGGTAGAGTTTACGGGGATTTAATGGCACTTTTAACAACTATGAAGGGGATTCCTTTAGCTTACAATAAGGATATGCAAGAGGATAAAGAGGTTTTCTTTGATGCTGTAGACACTGTGAAGGGATGTTTACAAGTATTTGTTGGGATGGTTAAAACGTTAAAAGTAAAAAATGAGGTTTTACTTTTAGCTTGTAACGATGGGTTTATCAATGCCACTGACGTTGCAGACTACCTAACTGTTAGGGGAATGAGCTTTAGAGAAGCTTACAAAATAACTGGGGAGATTGTTAGTTACTGTATTGATAATGGGTTGAATTTAGAAACTCTACCACTTGAGAAATACAGAGAGTTTTCATATATTTTTAACGGGGATATATATGAAACAATAGCTATTAAAAATTGTGTTGAAAAAAGAAAGTCCTTAGGTGGACCAAGTAAAGAGAGCTTGCTCTCTCACTTAGAAAGATTAAATGAATTTTTGGATGGGGCCAAAATAGATCTTATTAACTATAGATTAAACGATATAATGTAA
- a CDS encoding Na+/H+ antiporter NhaC family protein, with amino-acid sequence MVSYGVLSIIPILIAVFLSIKTKNVVLSLFSSVFCGIFILNGYNPLETTKVLVGKYFINQLTDSYNAGVIVLMIFIGGFIELMMMSGGAYAFAESFKNSINSKTKAQLLAYFTGIMIFFSDLGTPLIVGPIFSPFFKRLKLSKEKLAFILDSTSSPVAVLVPFIGWGVFIIGLLQKEFELLNLSLSDYESFIKSIPFNVYPILALTIIPALTLLKLDFGPMKTFENNPIDESAFEIDNSKYQVENAKGSFVWVPILVLLGTLFSMLGTSFITSRVSGSAFRAALTSGYLYAALVLMGLMLFYKSKTFKEIFSIYLNGMKKMSEIVIILILAWSLGVINKDLGADQFLIGFLKTLDINSGFIPAIAFIFGAVISFSTGSSWGTYSIMVPLVIPMAVTFNAPLYVTIGAILSGGLFGDHVSPISDTTILSSAGAGCDHINHVKTQTPYAVVNAILAISVFLIGGFTQNSSLILFAIISQIAILIGIKIFTKNRFYKGDEQCSTFQEDLKKQQVN; translated from the coding sequence ATGGTTTCATATGGGGTATTATCTATAATTCCAATTTTAATTGCAGTTTTTTTATCTATCAAAACTAAAAATGTAGTTTTGTCACTTTTTTCCAGTGTATTTTGTGGTATTTTCATTTTAAATGGTTACAATCCTCTAGAGACTACAAAAGTTCTAGTGGGAAAATATTTTATCAATCAACTTACAGATAGTTATAATGCTGGAGTTATTGTACTTATGATCTTTATTGGTGGATTTATTGAGCTTATGATGATGTCTGGTGGAGCTTACGCCTTTGCTGAGAGCTTTAAAAACTCTATAAACTCTAAAACTAAGGCTCAACTTTTAGCTTATTTTACAGGGATTATGATATTTTTCTCTGACCTTGGTACGCCATTAATTGTTGGACCAATTTTTAGTCCATTTTTTAAAAGATTAAAGCTTTCTAAGGAGAAACTAGCTTTTATACTAGATTCTACATCATCTCCTGTGGCTGTTTTAGTTCCTTTTATTGGATGGGGAGTTTTTATCATAGGACTTTTACAAAAGGAGTTTGAGCTTTTAAATCTGTCTCTTTCAGACTATGAAAGTTTCATAAAATCCATTCCTTTTAACGTTTATCCAATACTAGCACTGACTATTATTCCAGCTTTAACGCTACTTAAGCTAGATTTTGGGCCTATGAAAACTTTTGAAAATAATCCTATAGATGAGAGTGCCTTTGAAATAGATAACTCTAAGTATCAAGTTGAAAATGCTAAAGGATCTTTTGTTTGGGTTCCAATACTAGTTCTTTTAGGAACTCTATTTTCAATGCTTGGTACCTCTTTTATAACTTCTAGAGTTTCAGGAAGTGCTTTTAGAGCAGCTCTAACAAGTGGATATCTATATGCAGCCCTTGTTTTAATGGGACTTATGCTTTTTTATAAAAGTAAAACATTTAAAGAGATATTTTCTATCTACTTAAATGGTATGAAAAAAATGAGTGAGATTGTTATAATTCTAATTTTAGCTTGGTCATTAGGTGTTATTAATAAAGATTTAGGAGCTGACCAATTTCTAATTGGATTTTTAAAAACTTTAGATATAAACTCTGGATTTATTCCAGCTATTGCTTTTATATTCGGTGCTGTTATCTCCTTTTCAACTGGTAGTTCTTGGGGAACATACAGTATTATGGTACCACTAGTTATACCTATGGCTGTTACTTTTAATGCTCCACTTTATGTGACAATTGGAGCTATACTTTCAGGTGGACTTTTTGGAGACCATGTTTCACCAATTTCAGATACAACTATACTTTCATCAGCAGGAGCTGGATGTGATCATATAAATCATGTCAAAACTCAAACTCCATATGCTGTAGTAAACGCTATTTTAGCTATATCTGTATTCTTAATCGGTGGATTTACACAAAATAGTTCGTTAATCCTTTTTGCAATAATTTCACAAATTGCAATTTTAATAGGAATAAAAATCTTTACTAAAAACAGATTCTATAAAGGAGATGAGCAATGCAGTACTTTTCAGGAAGATTTAAAGAAGCAGCAAGTGAATTAA